A single region of the Triticum dicoccoides isolate Atlit2015 ecotype Zavitan chromosome 2B, WEW_v2.0, whole genome shotgun sequence genome encodes:
- the LOC119362761 gene encoding stomatal closure-related actin-binding protein 1-like isoform X1, translating to MFVDGSLKQKTVMGENYLSMTRASTLDFRRKTQGQNNWSGPLRPVNVIRNKFPTYKNGLNGIVIKFADEPEMPSLKESVAKETADLLDRRQRLSVRELAMKFEKGLSTATLLSNEVKCKQVALLERDILLKNLKSVLESLRGQVAGKYKDEIEESVSMVDILAVQLSKRENELLQQKTEVTRIATSLKLASEDARRIVDEERTNARTEIENARAAVQRVQKVLKEKENSSQRIGKQDVDELREKVQEARRVKMLHCPSKAMDIKSEIHVLRDQYAEISSISAHLLKELELHQSFKENGVPSCELEGLESLGSMLCVVVKNDVALLNSSVQWFRIQPEGHKKEIISGATKLAYAPEPHDVGRYLQAEVNLGGQTSVAKTAGPLDPAPGLVDYVETLVRNPENDYNVVVLQVNGIYQPTDSIHVLCVGKLRMRLAKGTTVVAREFYSSSMQLCGVRGGGDAAPQAMFWQPREGLSLVLGFETPRERNSAIMLARRFAIDCNIILAGPGDKTPW from the exons ATGTTTGTCGACGGGTCATTAAAACAGAAAACGGTGAT GGGTGAGAATTACTTATCGATGACTCGGGCATCAACTCTTGATTTTCGGCGGAAGACGCAGGGTCAGAACAACTGGTCTGGGCCGTTGCGCCCAGTAAACGTCATCAGAAATAAATTCCCTACCTACAAGAATGGTTTGAATGGGATAGTCATCAAATTTGCAGATGAGCCAGAAATGCCATCTCTTAAGGAGTCTGTTGCTAAAGAGACAGCAGATCTGCTTGATCGGCGTCAGCGTCTTTCAGTCCGCGAGCTCGCAATGAAATTTGAGAAGGGCCTCAGTACTGCCACATTATTGTCTAACGAG GTTAAATGTAAACAAGTGGCTTTATTGGAGCGAGACATCCTTCTGAAGAATCTAAAGAGTGTATTGGAGTCACTGAGAGGTCAAGTAGCTGGCAAATATAAGGATGAAATCGAGGAATCAGTATCTATG GTGGATATTTTAGCAGTTCAGCTGTCCAAAAGAGAAAATGAGTTGCTTCAGCAGAAAACCGAGGTCACGAGAATAGCGACTTCACTGAAACTG GCTTCTGAAGATGCTAGGAGAATTGTTGACGAAGAACGGACTAATGCCCGCACGGAGATTGAAAATGCTAGAGCTGCTGTACAAAGAGTTCAAAAAGTACTTAAAGAGAAAGAGAACAGTTCACAAAGAATTGGGAAGCAG GATGTGGATGAACTTAGGGAAAAAGTTCAAGAAGCACGGAGAGTGAAGATGCTGCATTGCCCCAGCAAG GCAATGGACATAAAAAGCGAGATCCATGTTCTACGTGATCAATATGCTGAGATATCTTCCATTTCTGCTCATCTTTTAAAAGAG TTGGAGTTGCACCAAAGTTTTAAGGAAAATGGCGTGCCCTCATGTGAGTTGGAGGGTCTCGAAAGCTTAGGCTCAATGCTGTGCGTAGTTGTCAAGAATGATGTGGCTTTATTGAATAGTTCAGTACAATGGTTTCGCATACAGCCTGAGGGACACAAGAAGGAAATCATTTCCG GTGCCACAAAGCTAGCATATGCTCCAGAACCTCATGACGTAGGGCGGTACCTGCAAGCTGAGGTTAACCTTGGTGGTCAAACCTCTGTCGCAAAGACTGCTGGCCCACTAGACCCTG CACCAGGTTTGGTCGATTATGTAGAGACCCTTGTAAGGAATCCTGAAAACGACTACAAT GTTGTTGTCCTTCAAGTGAACGGAATCTACCAACCTACAGATTCCATCCATGTCCTATGCGTCGGGAAACTGCGGATGCGACTTGCCAAAGGAACGACGGTAGTAGCCAGGGAATTCTACTCGTCGTCGATGCAG CTATGCGGCGTTAGAGGCGGCGGAGACGCTGCGCCACAGGCAATGTTCTGGCAGCCGAGGGAAGGCCTCAGCTTGGTCCTGGGCTTCGAGACGCCAAGGGAGCGCAACTCGGCGATCATGCTCGCCCGGAGATTCGCCATCGATTGCAAC ATTATCCTCGCCGGTCCAGGGGACAAAACTCCGTGGTGA
- the LOC119362761 gene encoding stomatal closure-related actin-binding protein 1-like isoform X3, translated as MTRASTLDFRRKTQGQNNWSGPLRPVNVIRNKFPTYKNGLNGIVIKFADEPEMPSLKESVAKETADLLDRRQRLSVRELAMKFEKGLSTATLLSNEVKCKQVALLERDILLKNLKSVLESLRGQVAGKYKDEIEESVSMVDILAVQLSKRENELLQQKTEVTRIATSLKLASEDARRIVDEERTNARTEIENARAAVQRVQKVLKEKENSSQRIGKQDVDELREKVQEARRVKMLHCPSKAMDIKSEIHVLRDQYAEISSISAHLLKELELHQSFKENGVPSCELEGLESLGSMLCVVVKNDVALLNSSVQWFRIQPEGHKKEIISGATKLAYAPEPHDVGRYLQAEVNLGGQTSVAKTAGPLDPAPGLVDYVETLVRNPENDYNVVVLQVNGIYQPTDSIHVLCVGKLRMRLAKGTTVVAREFYSSSMQLCGVRGGGDAAPQAMFWQPREGLSLVLGFETPRERNSAIMLARRFAIDCNIILAGPGDKTPW; from the exons ATGACTCGGGCATCAACTCTTGATTTTCGGCGGAAGACGCAGGGTCAGAACAACTGGTCTGGGCCGTTGCGCCCAGTAAACGTCATCAGAAATAAATTCCCTACCTACAAGAATGGTTTGAATGGGATAGTCATCAAATTTGCAGATGAGCCAGAAATGCCATCTCTTAAGGAGTCTGTTGCTAAAGAGACAGCAGATCTGCTTGATCGGCGTCAGCGTCTTTCAGTCCGCGAGCTCGCAATGAAATTTGAGAAGGGCCTCAGTACTGCCACATTATTGTCTAACGAG GTTAAATGTAAACAAGTGGCTTTATTGGAGCGAGACATCCTTCTGAAGAATCTAAAGAGTGTATTGGAGTCACTGAGAGGTCAAGTAGCTGGCAAATATAAGGATGAAATCGAGGAATCAGTATCTATG GTGGATATTTTAGCAGTTCAGCTGTCCAAAAGAGAAAATGAGTTGCTTCAGCAGAAAACCGAGGTCACGAGAATAGCGACTTCACTGAAACTG GCTTCTGAAGATGCTAGGAGAATTGTTGACGAAGAACGGACTAATGCCCGCACGGAGATTGAAAATGCTAGAGCTGCTGTACAAAGAGTTCAAAAAGTACTTAAAGAGAAAGAGAACAGTTCACAAAGAATTGGGAAGCAG GATGTGGATGAACTTAGGGAAAAAGTTCAAGAAGCACGGAGAGTGAAGATGCTGCATTGCCCCAGCAAG GCAATGGACATAAAAAGCGAGATCCATGTTCTACGTGATCAATATGCTGAGATATCTTCCATTTCTGCTCATCTTTTAAAAGAG TTGGAGTTGCACCAAAGTTTTAAGGAAAATGGCGTGCCCTCATGTGAGTTGGAGGGTCTCGAAAGCTTAGGCTCAATGCTGTGCGTAGTTGTCAAGAATGATGTGGCTTTATTGAATAGTTCAGTACAATGGTTTCGCATACAGCCTGAGGGACACAAGAAGGAAATCATTTCCG GTGCCACAAAGCTAGCATATGCTCCAGAACCTCATGACGTAGGGCGGTACCTGCAAGCTGAGGTTAACCTTGGTGGTCAAACCTCTGTCGCAAAGACTGCTGGCCCACTAGACCCTG CACCAGGTTTGGTCGATTATGTAGAGACCCTTGTAAGGAATCCTGAAAACGACTACAAT GTTGTTGTCCTTCAAGTGAACGGAATCTACCAACCTACAGATTCCATCCATGTCCTATGCGTCGGGAAACTGCGGATGCGACTTGCCAAAGGAACGACGGTAGTAGCCAGGGAATTCTACTCGTCGTCGATGCAG CTATGCGGCGTTAGAGGCGGCGGAGACGCTGCGCCACAGGCAATGTTCTGGCAGCCGAGGGAAGGCCTCAGCTTGGTCCTGGGCTTCGAGACGCCAAGGGAGCGCAACTCGGCGATCATGCTCGCCCGGAGATTCGCCATCGATTGCAAC ATTATCCTCGCCGGTCCAGGGGACAAAACTCCGTGGTGA
- the LOC119362761 gene encoding stomatal closure-related actin-binding protein 1-like isoform X2 — translation MNLGENYLSMTRASTLDFRRKTQGQNNWSGPLRPVNVIRNKFPTYKNGLNGIVIKFADEPEMPSLKESVAKETADLLDRRQRLSVRELAMKFEKGLSTATLLSNEVKCKQVALLERDILLKNLKSVLESLRGQVAGKYKDEIEESVSMVDILAVQLSKRENELLQQKTEVTRIATSLKLASEDARRIVDEERTNARTEIENARAAVQRVQKVLKEKENSSQRIGKQDVDELREKVQEARRVKMLHCPSKAMDIKSEIHVLRDQYAEISSISAHLLKELELHQSFKENGVPSCELEGLESLGSMLCVVVKNDVALLNSSVQWFRIQPEGHKKEIISGATKLAYAPEPHDVGRYLQAEVNLGGQTSVAKTAGPLDPAPGLVDYVETLVRNPENDYNVVVLQVNGIYQPTDSIHVLCVGKLRMRLAKGTTVVAREFYSSSMQLCGVRGGGDAAPQAMFWQPREGLSLVLGFETPRERNSAIMLARRFAIDCNIILAGPGDKTPW, via the exons ATGAACTT GGGTGAGAATTACTTATCGATGACTCGGGCATCAACTCTTGATTTTCGGCGGAAGACGCAGGGTCAGAACAACTGGTCTGGGCCGTTGCGCCCAGTAAACGTCATCAGAAATAAATTCCCTACCTACAAGAATGGTTTGAATGGGATAGTCATCAAATTTGCAGATGAGCCAGAAATGCCATCTCTTAAGGAGTCTGTTGCTAAAGAGACAGCAGATCTGCTTGATCGGCGTCAGCGTCTTTCAGTCCGCGAGCTCGCAATGAAATTTGAGAAGGGCCTCAGTACTGCCACATTATTGTCTAACGAG GTTAAATGTAAACAAGTGGCTTTATTGGAGCGAGACATCCTTCTGAAGAATCTAAAGAGTGTATTGGAGTCACTGAGAGGTCAAGTAGCTGGCAAATATAAGGATGAAATCGAGGAATCAGTATCTATG GTGGATATTTTAGCAGTTCAGCTGTCCAAAAGAGAAAATGAGTTGCTTCAGCAGAAAACCGAGGTCACGAGAATAGCGACTTCACTGAAACTG GCTTCTGAAGATGCTAGGAGAATTGTTGACGAAGAACGGACTAATGCCCGCACGGAGATTGAAAATGCTAGAGCTGCTGTACAAAGAGTTCAAAAAGTACTTAAAGAGAAAGAGAACAGTTCACAAAGAATTGGGAAGCAG GATGTGGATGAACTTAGGGAAAAAGTTCAAGAAGCACGGAGAGTGAAGATGCTGCATTGCCCCAGCAAG GCAATGGACATAAAAAGCGAGATCCATGTTCTACGTGATCAATATGCTGAGATATCTTCCATTTCTGCTCATCTTTTAAAAGAG TTGGAGTTGCACCAAAGTTTTAAGGAAAATGGCGTGCCCTCATGTGAGTTGGAGGGTCTCGAAAGCTTAGGCTCAATGCTGTGCGTAGTTGTCAAGAATGATGTGGCTTTATTGAATAGTTCAGTACAATGGTTTCGCATACAGCCTGAGGGACACAAGAAGGAAATCATTTCCG GTGCCACAAAGCTAGCATATGCTCCAGAACCTCATGACGTAGGGCGGTACCTGCAAGCTGAGGTTAACCTTGGTGGTCAAACCTCTGTCGCAAAGACTGCTGGCCCACTAGACCCTG CACCAGGTTTGGTCGATTATGTAGAGACCCTTGTAAGGAATCCTGAAAACGACTACAAT GTTGTTGTCCTTCAAGTGAACGGAATCTACCAACCTACAGATTCCATCCATGTCCTATGCGTCGGGAAACTGCGGATGCGACTTGCCAAAGGAACGACGGTAGTAGCCAGGGAATTCTACTCGTCGTCGATGCAG CTATGCGGCGTTAGAGGCGGCGGAGACGCTGCGCCACAGGCAATGTTCTGGCAGCCGAGGGAAGGCCTCAGCTTGGTCCTGGGCTTCGAGACGCCAAGGGAGCGCAACTCGGCGATCATGCTCGCCCGGAGATTCGCCATCGATTGCAAC ATTATCCTCGCCGGTCCAGGGGACAAAACTCCGTGGTGA